One genomic window of Xanthobacter dioxanivorans includes the following:
- a CDS encoding fumarylacetoacetate hydrolase family protein: MLTEEERARAVAGLLESHRTKVQGLRPSEMFPHIEIADSYAISSAVAQARIAAGARIIGHKIGLTSKAMQASSKIDEPDYGYMFDDQVLSDGAKVRFEDFCVPRVEPELTFVLKEPLKGPDVGLVDVLRATEWVVPSIEIIDARVREPRRIFDTVADNGAAAGLVLGGRPVRPTDVDLRWVGAIFYRNSEIEETGLAAGVLGHPAMAVAWLANKLAPFGVTLEPGHMLLSGSFTRPVWARKGDTLHADFGPLGSVAVQFV; the protein is encoded by the coding sequence ATGTTGACCGAAGAAGAACGCGCGCGCGCCGTCGCGGGCCTGCTGGAAAGCCACCGGACCAAGGTCCAGGGCCTGCGCCCGTCCGAAATGTTTCCGCACATCGAGATCGCCGACAGCTACGCCATCTCCTCGGCGGTGGCGCAGGCCCGCATCGCCGCCGGCGCGCGGATCATCGGCCACAAGATCGGCCTCACCTCCAAGGCCATGCAGGCCTCCTCGAAGATCGACGAGCCGGACTACGGCTACATGTTCGACGACCAGGTGCTCTCGGATGGGGCCAAGGTGCGCTTCGAGGACTTCTGCGTGCCGCGGGTCGAGCCCGAGCTGACCTTCGTGCTCAAGGAGCCGCTCAAGGGGCCGGACGTCGGCCTCGTCGACGTGCTGCGCGCCACCGAGTGGGTGGTGCCCTCCATCGAGATCATCGATGCCCGCGTGCGGGAGCCGCGCCGGATCTTCGACACCGTGGCCGACAACGGTGCGGCCGCGGGCCTGGTCCTCGGCGGCCGGCCGGTGCGGCCGACGGATGTCGATCTTCGCTGGGTGGGGGCCATCTTCTATCGCAATAGCGAGATCGAGGAGACGGGCCTTGCCGCCGGCGTGCTGGGCCATCCGGCCATGGCCGTGGCGTGGCTCGCCAACAAGCTTGCTCCCTTCGGCGTGACGCTGGAGCCCGGCCACATGCTGCTGTCCGGCAGCTTCACGCGTCCGGTGTGGGCCAGAAAGGGCGACACGCTGCATGCGGATTTCGGGCCGCTCGGCTCCGTCGCCGTCCAGTTCGTATGA
- a CDS encoding FAD binding domain-containing protein, which produces MKPAPFALHRPPDLAEALELLATLGPDAKVLAGGQSLLPTMNMRLAAPSALVDLSRIAALKGVEVKSDHVRIGAATTYAAFLADPASIHVPLLRLALPHVANAAVRNRGTLGGSLCHADPSAETAGSLLALDARLELAWRDGVRQVPVADFLRGVFQTALRPGELLRAILVPRPVPAWSWFDEHVRRRGDFAIAGLAAVGTPAGGAVAGLRLVFIGLGDRAVLAEDTMARLAQAPFDAPSIARAVAGLPVELAARAGAGADAYRIALTQDLLARALAAAGASVREDHP; this is translated from the coding sequence ATGAAGCCCGCGCCGTTCGCCCTTCACCGCCCGCCCGACCTCGCCGAGGCCCTTGAGCTTCTCGCGACGCTCGGTCCCGACGCCAAGGTGCTGGCCGGCGGCCAGAGCCTGCTGCCCACCATGAACATGCGCCTCGCCGCCCCCAGCGCGCTGGTGGACCTCAGCCGCATCGCCGCCCTGAAGGGTGTCGAGGTGAAGAGCGACCATGTCCGCATCGGCGCCGCGACGACCTATGCGGCCTTCCTTGCCGATCCCGCCTCCATCCATGTTCCGCTGCTGCGGCTGGCGTTGCCGCATGTCGCCAATGCTGCGGTTCGCAATCGCGGCACGCTGGGCGGGAGCCTGTGCCACGCCGATCCGTCGGCGGAGACGGCGGGATCCCTGCTGGCCCTCGATGCGCGCCTCGAGCTCGCGTGGCGGGATGGGGTGCGGCAGGTGCCGGTGGCTGATTTCCTACGCGGGGTGTTCCAGACCGCGCTGCGTCCCGGGGAGCTTCTGCGGGCCATTCTTGTGCCCCGGCCCGTACCCGCCTGGTCGTGGTTCGACGAGCACGTCCGGCGTCGCGGCGATTTCGCCATTGCCGGGCTCGCCGCGGTCGGCACCCCGGCGGGCGGTGCCGTTGCCGGGCTCCGGCTGGTGTTCATCGGCCTCGGCGACCGCGCGGTGCTGGCCGAGGACACCATGGCGCGCCTCGCGCAAGCACCGTTCGACGCACCGTCAATCGCTCGCGCGGTGGCCGGCCTTCCGGTGGAGCTTGCCGCCCGTGCCGGCGCCGGCGCGGACGCGTATCGGATTGCCCTGACCCAGGACCTGCTGGCGCGCGCTCTCGCGGCGGCGGGCGCGTCCGTTCGGGAGGATCACCCATGA
- a CDS encoding (2Fe-2S)-binding protein — MEHPPTNVGSGVEVDITVKVNGEWVRQRVEARLSLADFLRQCCGATDVHVGCEQGKCGACTVLLDGLAVRGCLTLAAQADGAAVETVVGLTQAGRLTALQDAFLARNALQCGFCTPGMLVAAMTLLETGPCPDRAGIREAISGHYCRCTGYEAIVDAIAAAGEGNP; from the coding sequence ATGGAGCATCCCCCCACGAATGTCGGCAGCGGCGTCGAGGTTGACATCACCGTCAAGGTCAATGGCGAGTGGGTGCGTCAGCGGGTCGAGGCGCGACTGTCCCTTGCCGACTTCCTGCGCCAGTGCTGCGGCGCCACCGATGTTCATGTGGGCTGCGAGCAGGGCAAATGCGGCGCCTGCACGGTGCTGCTGGACGGGCTGGCCGTGCGTGGCTGCCTCACCCTCGCCGCGCAGGCCGACGGCGCGGCGGTGGAGACCGTGGTCGGATTGACCCAAGCCGGCCGGCTGACCGCGCTACAGGATGCCTTTCTCGCCCGCAACGCCCTGCAATGCGGCTTCTGCACGCCCGGAATGCTGGTGGCGGCGATGACCTTGCTGGAGACCGGGCCCTGCCCCGACCGGGCCGGGATCCGAGAGGCCATTTCCGGCCATTACTGCCGCTGCACGGGCTACGAGGCGATCGTCGATGCCATCGCCGCCGCGGGGGAGGGCAACCCATGA
- a CDS encoding ABC transporter substrate-binding protein yields the protein MTLKATLAALATGFALAAAPAFTLAAGPAIAEPIRIGAYVSATGPNAFLGDPEMKTLKLLVDSINAAGGIKGQKLELFAYDDAGDATQARSFALRLVKQDKVVVVLGGSNTGTTMAAVPVFQDEEIPFISLAGAIVVTSPTKEWVFKVPATDRIAAERSLAHMKARGLTKVAMLNGSDGYGQSGREQTLKAAKEVGVDIVADEIYAPTDTDMTAQLTRIRNSGAQAILNFGIGASPSIIARNVKQLGLTQALYLSPAVASRAFLENTGAAAEGVHIPVSAVLLAGKLPASHPQAAVAEAFRTAFESSLKEPVSYGAGIAYDALKIAVGAIERVVAAGKPVTPEAIRAEIEKTRGYVGLNGVVNMTPQDHMGLDSSAFIIAVVKDGDWQLAP from the coding sequence GTGACACTCAAGGCTACCCTCGCCGCCCTCGCTACAGGCTTCGCGCTCGCCGCGGCGCCTGCCTTCACGCTCGCCGCGGGGCCTGCCATCGCGGAGCCGATCCGGATCGGCGCCTATGTGTCGGCCACCGGTCCCAACGCCTTTCTCGGCGACCCCGAGATGAAGACGCTGAAGCTCTTAGTGGACTCCATCAACGCCGCAGGCGGGATCAAGGGCCAGAAGCTGGAGCTCTTCGCCTACGATGATGCGGGCGACGCCACCCAGGCCCGCTCCTTCGCCCTGCGCCTCGTCAAGCAGGATAAGGTGGTGGTGGTCCTCGGCGGCAGCAACACGGGCACCACCATGGCCGCCGTGCCCGTGTTCCAGGATGAGGAGATCCCCTTCATTTCGCTGGCGGGTGCCATCGTCGTCACCTCGCCCACCAAGGAGTGGGTGTTCAAGGTACCGGCCACCGACCGCATCGCCGCCGAGCGAAGCCTCGCGCACATGAAGGCGCGCGGCCTCACCAAGGTGGCCATGCTCAATGGCTCCGACGGCTACGGCCAGTCCGGCCGAGAGCAGACCCTGAAGGCCGCCAAGGAGGTGGGCGTGGACATCGTCGCCGACGAGATCTATGCGCCGACCGACACGGACATGACGGCCCAGCTCACCCGCATCCGAAATTCGGGGGCGCAGGCGATCCTCAATTTCGGCATCGGCGCAAGCCCCTCCATCATCGCGCGCAACGTCAAGCAGCTCGGCCTTACACAGGCACTCTACCTGTCTCCGGCGGTCGCCTCCCGTGCCTTCCTGGAGAATACCGGCGCCGCCGCCGAGGGCGTGCACATCCCGGTGTCCGCCGTGCTGCTGGCGGGGAAGCTGCCGGCCTCCCATCCCCAGGCGGCCGTCGCCGAGGCGTTCCGGACGGCCTTTGAATCCAGCCTCAAGGAACCCGTCTCCTATGGTGCGGGCATCGCCTATGACGCGCTGAAGATCGCCGTTGGCGCCATCGAGCGCGTGGTCGCGGCGGGCAAGCCCGTGACCCCGGAGGCGATCCGCGCCGAGATTGAGAAGACCAGGGGCTATGTGGGCCTCAACGGCGTGGTCAACATGACGCCGCAGGACCACATGGGCCTCGACAGCTCCGCCTTTATCATCGCGGTGGTGAAGGACGGCGACTGGCAGCTCGCCCCATAG
- a CDS encoding HpcH/HpaI aldolase family protein, with protein MNAPENRFKSRLLAGEVLHGLWMTLASPVAAEALSLLGHDWLMFDTEHTPLDVAGVQPLLQAAAAGRAATVVRPAWNDPVLIKRVLDMGAQTLLVPFVQTPEEARAAVAATRYPPEGVRGVAGLTRASRFGLTTDYFRVANREVCVLVQIETGAALARLEEIAAVEGVDGVFLGPSDLAASLGHLGQPGHADVQAALEDAARRILAAGKAPGILATAAVDARRYLGWGYRFVAAGVDLALLLKGAQRLHEEVTAEN; from the coding sequence ATGAACGCTCCCGAAAACCGCTTCAAGTCCAGGCTTCTGGCCGGCGAGGTCCTGCACGGGCTGTGGATGACGCTGGCAAGCCCTGTGGCAGCCGAGGCCCTGTCCCTGCTCGGGCACGACTGGCTGATGTTCGACACCGAGCATACGCCGCTGGACGTCGCCGGGGTGCAGCCGTTGCTCCAAGCCGCGGCTGCAGGCCGCGCCGCCACCGTGGTCCGGCCGGCATGGAACGATCCGGTCCTGATCAAGCGCGTCCTCGACATGGGCGCGCAGACCCTGCTGGTGCCGTTCGTGCAGACCCCGGAGGAGGCGCGCGCGGCCGTGGCCGCCACGCGCTATCCCCCTGAGGGCGTGCGCGGGGTCGCCGGCCTCACCCGGGCCAGCCGCTTCGGCCTCACCACGGACTATTTCCGCGTGGCGAACCGCGAGGTGTGTGTTCTGGTGCAGATCGAGACGGGGGCGGCCCTGGCGCGGCTGGAGGAGATCGCCGCGGTGGAGGGGGTTGACGGGGTCTTTCTCGGCCCCTCGGATCTTGCCGCTTCACTCGGGCACCTGGGGCAGCCGGGGCATGCCGATGTCCAAGCCGCGCTCGAGGATGCCGCCCGCCGCATCCTCGCCGCGGGCAAGGCGCCGGGGATCCTCGCCACCGCCGCCGTCGATGCCCGGCGCTATCTGGGGTGGGGCTACCGGTTCGTCGCCGCCGGCGTCGACCTCGCCCTCCTGCTCAAGGGCGCCCAGCGCCTGCATGAGGAGGTGACGGCGGAGAACTGA
- a CDS encoding 2-hydroxymuconic semialdehyde dehydrogenase — MTSAASSVAAACAGATPRRYPHFIAGRFVPEGRTEFENINPATGAVVGLVPEADSALVDAAVRAARAALDGPWGRSSEQERAAILRKVADGILARFDAFLEAEILDTGKPRSLASHIDIPRGAANFNVFADQVLTLSTEAFRTATPDGAGALNYAIRVPRGVIAVVCPWNLPLLLMTWKVAPALACGNTVVVKPSEETPATATLLGEVMNAAGVPPGVYNVVHGRGEDSAGEYLTRHPLVNGITFTGETRTGEAIMRAAATGVRPVSLELGGKNAAIVFADCDLDKALEGVTRAVFANCGQVCLGTERVYVERPIFAAFTERLRLAAQALRPGNPFDAATTLGPLISHAHRGKVLRYYAQARAEGAEVVAGGGIPDLPAPYDGGAFIQPTIWAGLSEHSPVMREEIFGPCCTLVPFDDEDAVLAAANDNPYGLAATIWTRDLARAHRVASRIEVGLCWVNSWFLRDLRTPFGGSKQSGIGREGGVHSMEFYTDLRNVCIKL, encoded by the coding sequence ATGACCAGTGCCGCTTCGAGCGTCGCGGCCGCCTGCGCGGGCGCAACGCCGCGACGCTACCCGCATTTTATCGCCGGCCGTTTCGTGCCGGAGGGGCGGACCGAATTCGAGAACATCAATCCCGCCACCGGCGCTGTCGTGGGCCTCGTGCCCGAAGCGGACAGCGCGTTGGTGGACGCGGCGGTCCGCGCCGCGCGCGCGGCGCTCGACGGGCCGTGGGGCCGCAGCAGCGAACAGGAGCGCGCCGCGATCCTGCGCAAGGTTGCGGACGGCATCCTCGCCCGCTTCGACGCGTTCCTCGAAGCGGAGATTCTCGACACCGGCAAGCCGCGCAGCCTCGCCTCGCACATCGACATTCCGCGCGGGGCCGCGAACTTCAACGTATTCGCCGACCAGGTGCTCACCCTGTCCACGGAAGCTTTCCGCACCGCCACGCCGGACGGCGCCGGTGCGCTCAACTATGCCATTCGCGTGCCGCGCGGGGTCATCGCCGTGGTCTGCCCGTGGAACCTGCCGCTGCTGCTGATGACGTGGAAGGTGGCTCCGGCGCTGGCCTGCGGCAACACGGTGGTCGTGAAGCCCTCGGAGGAGACCCCCGCCACCGCGACCCTGCTCGGGGAGGTGATGAACGCCGCCGGCGTGCCGCCGGGCGTCTACAACGTGGTCCACGGCCGCGGCGAGGACAGCGCCGGGGAATACCTTACCCGCCATCCCCTGGTGAACGGCATCACCTTCACCGGGGAAACGCGCACCGGCGAGGCGATCATGCGCGCCGCCGCCACCGGTGTGCGACCGGTCTCCCTGGAGCTGGGCGGCAAGAACGCGGCGATCGTGTTCGCCGACTGCGACCTGGACAAGGCCCTGGAAGGGGTGACCCGCGCGGTGTTCGCCAATTGCGGGCAGGTGTGCCTCGGAACCGAGCGGGTCTATGTGGAGAGGCCGATCTTCGCCGCCTTCACGGAGCGGCTGCGGCTGGCGGCGCAGGCGCTGCGCCCCGGCAACCCGTTCGACGCCGCCACCACCCTCGGCCCGCTGATCAGCCATGCCCACCGGGGCAAGGTGCTGCGCTATTACGCCCAGGCCCGCGCGGAGGGGGCCGAGGTGGTCGCCGGCGGCGGCATTCCGGACCTTCCCGCGCCCTATGACGGCGGCGCCTTCATCCAGCCGACCATCTGGGCCGGCTTGAGCGAGCATTCCCCGGTGATGCGCGAGGAAATCTTCGGACCCTGCTGCACCCTCGTGCCCTTCGACGACGAGGATGCGGTGCTCGCCGCGGCCAACGACAATCCGTACGGCCTCGCCGCCACCATCTGGACGCGTGACCTCGCACGTGCCCACAGGGTCGCCTCGCGGATCGAGGTCGGGCTCTGCTGGGTCAATTCATGGTTCCTGCGCGACCTGCGCACGCCGTTCGGCGGGTCGAAGCAATCGGGGATTGGCCGGGAGGGCGGAGTCCACTCCATGGAATTCTACACCGACCTGCGCAACGTCTGCATCAAGCTGTAA
- a CDS encoding CoxG family protein codes for MALVFTGSYLIPAPRERVWASLNDPDVLARCIPGCTALTATGPDSFAATVVARIGVISTTFKGDLHRAEADPPSRYVLNGRANGGLAGFARGGAEILLDAGAGPDSTVLTYRAEADIGGKVAMVGGRLIQSVAKSLADDFFGAFARELGGDARPLAPPPRPAAPPATSAVGTTAAAPPTSVHQGDMLVPVRVATAFLTGIAVGIAATGAAALALGLAR; via the coding sequence ATGGCGCTCGTCTTCACCGGCTCCTACCTGATCCCGGCCCCGCGCGAGCGGGTCTGGGCGAGCCTGAACGATCCCGACGTCCTGGCGCGCTGCATTCCGGGCTGCACCGCCCTGACGGCGACGGGGCCGGACAGCTTCGCGGCGACGGTCGTCGCTCGCATCGGCGTGATCTCCACCACCTTCAAGGGGGATCTGCACCGGGCCGAGGCCGACCCGCCGTCCCGCTACGTGCTCAACGGCCGGGCCAACGGTGGTCTCGCCGGCTTTGCTCGCGGCGGCGCGGAAATCCTGCTCGACGCCGGTGCGGGGCCGGACAGCACCGTCCTCACCTATCGGGCCGAGGCGGACATCGGCGGCAAGGTTGCCATGGTCGGCGGGCGGCTGATCCAGTCGGTGGCGAAGTCGCTCGCCGACGACTTCTTCGGCGCTTTTGCGCGGGAGCTGGGCGGTGACGCCCGTCCCCTCGCCCCGCCGCCCAGGCCCGCCGCTCCCCCGGCCACCTCCGCCGTCGGAACCACGGCTGCGGCCCCTCCCACATCCGTGCACCAAGGGGACATGCTTGTGCCCGTGCGGGTAGCGACGGCGTTCCTCACCGGCATTGCTGTCGGCATCGCCGCCACGGGCGCCGCGGCGCTCGCTTTGGGACTGGCGCGCTGA
- a CDS encoding LysR family transcriptional regulator, which translates to MPERSLGVRLFQRSTRKLVLTEAGERFLPSIGDTLGMRQAAIADASSGASEPAGVPRASLSPTFGTTHILPLLPEFLARYPREMSRPPALPAPGLRARSRGDCGGMAVDLRDTAETGAMPRGISPARLSSRW; encoded by the coding sequence ATGCCGGAGCGCAGTCTCGGTGTCCGGCTGTTCCAGCGCTCGACACGCAAGCTGGTGCTAACCGAGGCGGGCGAGCGCTTCCTCCCGTCCATCGGCGACACGCTCGGCATGCGCCAGGCGGCGATCGCCGACGCCTCGTCCGGCGCATCGGAGCCGGCCGGCGTGCCGAGGGCGAGCCTGAGCCCCACTTTCGGCACCACCCACATCCTGCCGCTTCTGCCCGAATTCCTGGCCCGCTACCCACGGGAGATGAGCCGGCCTCCGGCGCTACCGGCTCCCGGGCTGCGCGCCCGGTCGCGAGGCGATTGCGGCGGCATGGCCGTCGACCTGCGGGACACTGCGGAAACCGGGGCGATGCCGCGCGGGATATCGCCGGCGCGGCTATCCTCAAGGTGGTAG
- a CDS encoding xanthine dehydrogenase family protein molybdopterin-binding subunit, giving the protein MTGRPSHGAAIGRPLPRREVRRLLEGGGRYLDDVTRPGLLHAAFVRSPHAHASILGIDVLSARLMPGVVAVLTAEEVDQVCAPWSGVLERPPGMRSPLQRPLARGRVTYQGEPVVVVVATSRARAEDGCDAVEIAYEPLPSVTDLAAACEAGAPCVHPEHPDNIAFHSVTTAGDAIAALAAGGLTVVEETLHFPGVTAVSMETRGVLADYDAAMKRLDVVWSAQAPFQMRDVVARCFGLAECDVNVVVPDVGGAFGLKLHVFPDEMAAVAASVLLGRPVKFVADRLESFMSDTQARRQIVQGRLAVDAQGRIRAMMVDIRAGIGAYSVYPRTSFLEPNQVSRLCGGPYLVPHYRAVATCMFLNTPPSGQLRGVGHPIACALTEALMDKAALALGLDPFEIRALNLVPADAFPHQSHGGFRFERLGQQAALETIRQVTAEARARVVAQRGAGGRKRLGLGIALFVELTSPGVGYYGLGGAHISSRETATVRLEPDGGVTVQVGITDQGQGIETVIAQVVADGVGVDVERVRVLHGGTSGAPFGGGAWASRGASLGGEAAWLAARALRHRILAVAAAALDRPDGTHALAIAHGLVVDGDGQTRASLADIARRVHYRPDTLPGHALESLTATETYLHEDFPYTFTNGAHAALVEVDEVTGEVRLAGFWVVADCGTVLNPLLADEQVRGAAVMGIGGALWEECLYSASGDLATATMADYFTPMAVELPDIVVVHMSTPTAQSQLGAKGAGESGIAGAQAAILNGVNAALAETGARLDTFPLTAERIWRALRARPAPIHPAPGTELVSDVT; this is encoded by the coding sequence ATGACGGGCCGTCCCTCCCACGGCGCGGCGATCGGCCGCCCGCTGCCCCGGCGCGAGGTCCGGCGCCTCCTGGAGGGGGGCGGCCGCTACCTTGATGATGTGACCCGCCCCGGCCTGCTCCACGCCGCCTTCGTGCGCAGCCCCCACGCCCATGCCAGCATCCTCGGCATCGATGTGCTGTCGGCCCGCCTGATGCCCGGCGTGGTGGCGGTGCTGACCGCGGAGGAGGTGGACCAGGTCTGTGCCCCCTGGTCCGGCGTCCTGGAGCGCCCTCCCGGCATGCGCTCGCCCCTCCAGCGCCCCCTGGCGAGGGGGCGGGTGACCTACCAGGGCGAGCCGGTCGTGGTGGTGGTGGCCACCAGCCGCGCCCGTGCGGAGGATGGCTGCGATGCCGTCGAGATCGCCTACGAGCCGCTCCCGTCCGTGACCGATCTCGCCGCCGCCTGCGAGGCGGGAGCGCCGTGCGTCCATCCCGAGCACCCGGACAACATCGCCTTCCACAGCGTGACGACGGCTGGCGATGCCATTGCGGCGCTCGCAGCCGGGGGCCTGACCGTCGTGGAGGAGACCCTCCACTTTCCCGGCGTCACCGCCGTGTCCATGGAGACCCGCGGCGTCCTGGCCGACTACGACGCGGCCATGAAGCGGCTCGACGTCGTCTGGTCGGCCCAGGCGCCGTTCCAGATGCGGGACGTGGTGGCGAGGTGTTTCGGCCTCGCGGAATGCGACGTCAACGTCGTCGTGCCCGACGTCGGCGGCGCTTTCGGCCTGAAGCTGCATGTCTTCCCCGACGAGATGGCGGCGGTTGCGGCGTCGGTGCTTCTTGGCCGACCGGTGAAGTTCGTGGCCGACCGGCTGGAATCGTTCATGAGCGACACGCAGGCCCGGCGGCAGATCGTGCAGGGGCGCCTCGCCGTCGATGCCCAGGGGCGGATCCGGGCGATGATGGTGGATATCCGCGCCGGCATCGGCGCTTACTCGGTCTATCCGCGAACCAGCTTTTTGGAGCCCAACCAGGTCAGCCGCCTGTGTGGCGGGCCCTATCTCGTGCCGCATTACCGCGCCGTCGCAACCTGCATGTTCCTCAATACGCCGCCGAGTGGGCAACTGCGCGGCGTCGGCCATCCGATCGCCTGCGCCCTCACCGAAGCGCTCATGGACAAGGCCGCCCTGGCCCTTGGCCTCGATCCCTTCGAGATTCGCGCCCTGAACCTGGTTCCCGCCGACGCCTTTCCCCACCAGTCGCACGGGGGCTTCCGCTTCGAGCGGCTGGGCCAGCAGGCGGCGCTGGAAACGATCCGGCAGGTCACGGCCGAAGCGCGGGCGCGGGTCGTGGCGCAGCGCGGCGCGGGCGGACGCAAGCGGCTCGGCCTCGGCATCGCGCTGTTTGTCGAGCTCACCTCCCCCGGCGTCGGCTATTACGGCCTCGGCGGCGCCCATATCTCGTCCCGCGAGACGGCCACGGTGCGCCTCGAGCCCGATGGGGGCGTCACGGTTCAAGTGGGCATCACCGACCAGGGGCAGGGCATCGAGACCGTGATCGCCCAGGTGGTGGCAGACGGTGTCGGCGTGGACGTGGAGCGGGTGCGGGTGCTGCACGGGGGCACGTCGGGCGCTCCCTTCGGCGGCGGCGCCTGGGCCTCTCGCGGCGCCTCGCTCGGCGGAGAAGCGGCCTGGCTTGCCGCGCGCGCCCTGCGGCACCGCATCCTGGCCGTGGCCGCCGCGGCGCTGGATCGGCCGGACGGGACCCATGCCCTCGCCATCGCCCACGGTCTCGTCGTCGACGGGGACGGCCAGACGCGCGCGAGCCTCGCCGATATCGCCCGCCGGGTTCACTACCGGCCCGACACCCTGCCGGGCCACGCGCTGGAAAGCCTGACCGCCACCGAGACCTATCTGCACGAGGACTTTCCCTACACCTTCACCAACGGCGCCCATGCGGCCCTCGTGGAGGTGGACGAGGTCACCGGGGAAGTCCGCCTCGCCGGCTTCTGGGTGGTGGCCGATTGCGGCACCGTGCTCAATCCGCTGCTGGCCGACGAGCAGGTGCGTGGCGCGGCGGTGATGGGCATCGGCGGCGCCCTGTGGGAGGAGTGCCTCTACAGCGCCTCGGGTGATCTCGCGACCGCCACCATGGCGGACTACTTCACGCCCATGGCCGTGGAACTGCCCGACATCGTGGTGGTGCACATGTCCACCCCCACCGCGCAGAGCCAGCTCGGCGCCAAGGGTGCGGGGGAATCCGGCATCGCCGGCGCCCAGGCGGCCATCCTTAACGGCGTGAACGCGGCCCTCGCGGAGACCGGCGCGCGCCTCGACACCTTTCCGCTCACCGCCGAACGCATCTGGCGCGCCTTGCGCGCGCGTCCGGCGCCGATCCACCCGGCGCCCGGCACCGAACTCGTTAGCGACGTCACGTGA
- a CDS encoding ABC transporter permease produces MKYQSWISPVIVLVVWQAVASLGLVETRFFPAPSAIFAKFAEMVMTEQFWLDLRVSVVRLMVGFVIGAVPGAAVGLLMGLSSLAERMISPLISMLYPLPKIALLPLIMLIFGLSEASKYAIVAIGVFFIMAINTYGGVQNINKIYFDVAKNLKIPGWKVYLTVALPGALPGIFTGLRLATGVALILLVSAEFVGATEGLGFRIWWSWTVFWVEQMYVGLVIIALLGFTFASLVGLCERTFLPWRRGGGN; encoded by the coding sequence ATGAAGTATCAATCCTGGATCTCTCCCGTCATCGTGCTCGTGGTCTGGCAGGCCGTGGCCAGCCTCGGCCTCGTGGAGACGCGCTTCTTTCCTGCTCCCTCCGCCATCTTCGCCAAGTTCGCCGAGATGGTGATGACCGAGCAGTTCTGGCTCGACCTGCGCGTCTCCGTCGTCCGCCTCATGGTCGGCTTCGTGATCGGCGCAGTGCCGGGCGCGGCGGTGGGCCTGCTGATGGGTCTCTCGTCTTTGGCCGAGCGGATGATCTCGCCGCTCATCAGCATGCTCTACCCGCTGCCCAAGATCGCGCTTCTACCGCTGATCATGCTCATCTTCGGCCTCAGCGAGGCCTCGAAATACGCCATCGTCGCCATAGGCGTCTTCTTCATCATGGCGATCAACACCTATGGCGGCGTCCAGAATATCAACAAGATATATTTCGATGTTGCCAAGAACTTGAAGATCCCGGGCTGGAAGGTCTACCTCACCGTGGCGCTGCCCGGCGCGCTGCCGGGCATCTTCACCGGGCTGCGGCTCGCCACCGGCGTGGCGCTGATCCTGCTCGTCTCCGCCGAATTCGTCGGTGCGACGGAAGGGCTCGGCTTCCGCATCTGGTGGTCCTGGACCGTGTTCTGGGTGGAGCAGATGTACGTGGGGCTGGTCATCATCGCCCTGCTCGGCTTCACCTTCGCCAGCCTGGTGGGGCTGTGCGAGCGCACCTTCCTGCCCTGGCGGCGCGGCGGGGGCAACTAG